The following proteins are co-located in the Solanum pennellii chromosome 1, SPENNV200 genome:
- the LOC107019291 gene encoding uncharacterized protein LOC107019291, translating to MAKRHTIETVDRSFRDIMDKDVPFGGKIMVFGGDFRQVFQVVLKSTRSEMANASLVRSYLWPLMEKIQLSTNMRAITDQTFSDFLLHIGNGQETTIKDNLIEIPKQMTIQQSGDINPEESLDREIFPEIKPNYKSAQYITEHTMLARTNEFVDKLIAIMIEKFHAETKTYISFDSTKMIPGTTIKKNISTH from the coding sequence ATGGCTAAGCGACACACAATTGAAACTGTAGACAGAAGCTTTCGTGATATAATGGATAAGGATGTCCCTTTTGGTGGAAAAATCATGGTATTTGGAGGTGACTTCCGACAAGTTTTTCAAGTGGTTCTAAAATCTACAAGATCTGAGATGGCAAATGCAAGTTTGGTGAGGTCGTATTTGTGGCCTTTAATGGAAAAGATACAACTTTCAACTAATATGCGAGCAATAACAGATCAAACTTTTAGTGACTTCTTGCTTCATATTGGAAACGGACAAGAAACCACAATAAAGGACAATCTAATAGAAATTCCAAAACAAATGACTATCCAACAAAGTGGAGATATTAATCCTGAAGAATCATTGGATCGGGAAATATTCCCAGAAATCAAACCAAATTACAAGTCAGCACAATATATAACAGAGCACACAATGTTAGCAAGAACAAATGAATTTGTAGATAAACTAATTGCAATAATGATTGAGAAATTCCATGCAGAAACAAAAACATACATCAGTTTTGACTCAACCAAAATGATACCAGGAACTACTATCAAGAAGAATATCTCAACACATTGA